Proteins encoded in a region of the Verrucomicrobiia bacterium genome:
- a CDS encoding 6-phosphofructokinase: MAELTGNLLVAQSGGPTCAINASIAGVITEAGRHEFIEEIYGGLNGILGILNEDLIDLNDERQKTIEGLKSTPAAALGTCRYKIDFKKKPEKAAQDMDRLFEVFQAHNIRYFFYAGGNDSQDTTHKIHEEAVRRGYDLRAIGVPKTIDNDLPHTDSCPGYGSAVKYCATTVMEVGLDVGSMATDDGSCCIIEVMGRSAGWIAAGTVLAKRGNAAFPPHIILLPEIQYNLDALVERVRETIAAHKFCVMVVGEGIRNEKGEEIGADASRLDAFGHPVLAGAAEKLKELIQGKLNTKTRTILLGYAQRAAAHCASLTDISNAFSCGEAAVRAAIDGKSGFMVKIVRQKGDSGIRWFCDLQPLAEVANVEHFVPRDWVSEDGFLPNERFVEYAAPLIEGEVRPPMEGGLPRFVTLDRNPVEKKLPPRS, encoded by the coding sequence ATGGCAGAACTCACCGGAAACCTCTTGGTCGCCCAGTCGGGCGGCCCCACCTGCGCGATCAACGCCAGCATCGCCGGCGTCATCACCGAAGCGGGACGACACGAATTCATCGAGGAGATCTACGGCGGCCTCAACGGCATCCTCGGCATCCTCAACGAGGACCTCATCGACCTCAACGACGAGCGCCAGAAAACCATCGAGGGCCTCAAGTCCACCCCGGCCGCCGCCCTCGGCACCTGCCGCTATAAGATCGACTTCAAGAAGAAGCCCGAAAAGGCCGCCCAGGACATGGACCGCCTGTTCGAGGTCTTCCAAGCCCACAACATCCGCTACTTCTTCTACGCCGGCGGCAACGATTCCCAGGATACCACCCACAAGATCCACGAGGAGGCCGTCCGCCGCGGCTACGATCTCCGCGCCATCGGAGTCCCCAAAACCATCGACAACGATCTCCCCCACACCGATAGCTGCCCCGGCTATGGCTCCGCCGTGAAATACTGCGCCACCACGGTCATGGAGGTCGGCCTCGATGTCGGCAGCATGGCCACCGACGACGGCTCCTGCTGCATCATCGAAGTCATGGGCCGTTCCGCCGGCTGGATCGCCGCCGGAACCGTCCTCGCCAAACGCGGCAACGCCGCCTTCCCGCCCCACATCATCCTCCTCCCCGAGATCCAGTATAACCTCGACGCCCTCGTCGAGCGTGTCCGCGAGACCATCGCCGCTCACAAGTTCTGCGTCATGGTCGTCGGCGAAGGAATCCGCAACGAAAAGGGCGAGGAAATCGGCGCCGATGCCTCCCGCCTCGACGCCTTCGGTCATCCGGTCCTCGCCGGGGCCGCCGAGAAGCTCAAGGAACTCATCCAGGGCAAACTCAACACCAAGACCCGCACCATCCTCCTCGGCTACGCCCAGCGCGCCGCCGCCCACTGCGCCAGTCTCACCGACATCTCCAACGCCTTCTCCTGCGGCGAAGCCGCCGTTCGTGCCGCCATCGACGGCAAAAGCGGCTTCATGGTCAAAATCGTCCGCCAAAAAGGCGATTCCGGCATCCGCTGGTTCTGCGACCTCCAGCCCCTCGCCGAAGTCGCCAACGTGGAACACTTCGTCCCCCGCGACTGGGTCTCCGAAGATGGATTCCTCCCCAATGAGCGCTTCGTCGAGTACGCCGCCCCTCTCATCGAGGGCGAAGTCCGCCCCCCCATGGAAGGCGGCCTGCCCCGCTTCGTCACCCTCGACCGCAATCCCGTCGAGAAGAAACTCCCCCCACGCTCCTGA
- a CDS encoding DUF1592 domain-containing protein codes for MYPIRPTGRPRAASPTEFSRPFSAPAPRNSGPGPAPPLTQKRPILPSPPVLALLLAFLAPLAAAADPLALGRRLYLDRCASCHGSDAQGVPGKYDRPLEGDESLSRLTRIIDRTMPDDDPDACVGEDAAAVALYLFESFYSPEARQRRRSARIELSRLTNRQFLTTVADLAGRFHGDAFPPTTSPEAGLRGEYFQGRGFNRDRRVFERLDPNVHLDFGLDSPDPERINPDEFAIRWTGSVVAADTGLHEFAVETPNGARLWINDPSTPLIDAAVASGGLRRHTASLRLLEGRAYPLRLELVRNRNESASVSLLWKPPRGTLQPIPNHRLLPASRPVTLAIATPFPPDDASVGYERGVAISRAWDDATTQAALEAADHVVAHLDTFARTRPQNADRPDRIRAFAAQWVEAAFRRPLDPDERQRTVDAPFLRAANPEDAIRTVVLLSLKSPHFLYLGLHEDPSDPHAVAARLSYALWDSLPDRALLEAARRGALDSREQVRSHAGRMLHDPRTRSKLRHALHHWLDLHHGPHFSKDPDRFPGYSPELEADLRTSLDLFLDDVVWNGSGSFRDLLLRPDLWVNERLATFYNLEPRPGSDWVKTRAANEPRFGVVTHPYLLSVFSYPRDTSPIHRGVFLARNVVGRPLRSPPIAVEFNDAAFDPALSMREKVTELTRPDACWSCHSIINPLGFALEHYDAVGRFRTEEDGRPVDASSEFPGPDDRPVRFQGARDLARYAADSHAAQTAFVEMLFHQVVKQPALAYGPEILTRLRNTFADSHFSVPHLLVEIATLAAWPEVNASASLSTPTATPTHPHTR; via the coding sequence ATGTACCCAATCCGTCCCACCGGACGGCCCCGCGCCGCGAGCCCAACCGAGTTCAGCCGCCCATTCTCGGCGCCCGCCCCTCGCAACTCCGGCCCTGGCCCTGCCCCTCCCCTCACCCAAAAGCGCCCCATCCTCCCCTCACCCCCCGTCCTCGCCCTCCTCCTGGCTTTCCTCGCCCCCCTCGCCGCCGCAGCAGACCCCCTCGCCCTAGGCCGGCGCCTCTACCTCGATCGCTGCGCCTCCTGTCACGGCTCCGATGCCCAGGGTGTCCCCGGCAAATACGACCGCCCCCTCGAAGGCGACGAATCCCTCTCCCGCCTCACCCGCATCATCGACCGCACCATGCCGGACGACGACCCGGACGCCTGCGTCGGCGAGGACGCCGCAGCGGTCGCCCTGTACCTCTTCGAGTCCTTCTACTCGCCCGAAGCCCGCCAGCGGCGCCGCTCCGCCCGCATCGAACTCTCCCGCCTCACCAACCGCCAGTTCCTCACCACCGTCGCCGACCTCGCCGGCCGCTTCCATGGCGACGCCTTCCCGCCAACGACCTCCCCCGAGGCCGGCCTGCGCGGCGAGTACTTCCAGGGACGCGGCTTCAATCGCGATCGCCGCGTCTTCGAACGCCTCGATCCCAACGTCCACCTCGACTTCGGCCTCGACAGCCCGGACCCGGAACGGATCAACCCGGACGAGTTCGCCATCCGCTGGACGGGTTCCGTCGTGGCCGCCGATACCGGCCTCCACGAGTTCGCCGTGGAAACCCCCAACGGCGCCCGACTCTGGATCAACGACCCCTCCACGCCGCTCATCGACGCCGCCGTGGCCTCCGGCGGACTCCGCCGCCATACCGCCTCCCTCCGCCTCCTCGAAGGCCGCGCCTATCCCCTCCGCCTCGAACTCGTCCGCAACCGCAACGAATCCGCGTCGGTCTCCCTCCTCTGGAAACCACCCCGCGGCACCCTCCAACCCATCCCCAACCACCGGCTCCTGCCCGCGTCCCGTCCCGTCACCCTCGCCATCGCCACCCCCTTCCCGCCCGACGATGCCAGCGTCGGGTATGAACGCGGCGTCGCCATCTCCCGCGCCTGGGACGACGCCACCACCCAGGCCGCCCTCGAGGCGGCCGACCATGTCGTCGCCCACCTGGACACCTTCGCCCGCACCCGGCCCCAAAACGCCGACCGCCCGGACCGGATCCGCGCCTTCGCCGCCCAGTGGGTCGAGGCCGCCTTCCGACGCCCCCTCGATCCCGACGAACGCCAACGCACGGTCGATGCCCCTTTCCTCCGGGCTGCCAACCCCGAAGACGCCATCCGCACCGTCGTCCTGCTCTCCCTCAAATCCCCTCACTTCCTCTACCTCGGCCTTCACGAAGACCCCTCGGATCCACACGCCGTCGCCGCCCGGCTCTCCTACGCGCTCTGGGATTCCCTCCCGGACCGCGCCCTCCTCGAAGCCGCCCGGCGCGGCGCCCTGGACAGCCGGGAACAGGTCCGAAGCCATGCTGGACGGATGCTCCACGATCCCCGCACCCGCTCCAAACTCCGCCACGCCCTCCACCACTGGCTCGACCTCCATCACGGCCCCCACTTCTCGAAAGACCCCGACCGCTTCCCCGGCTACTCCCCGGAACTCGAAGCCGATCTCCGCACCTCCCTCGACCTTTTCCTCGATGACGTCGTCTGGAACGGGTCGGGCAGTTTCCGCGATCTCCTCCTCCGCCCGGACCTCTGGGTCAACGAACGCCTCGCCACGTTCTATAACCTCGAACCCCGACCCGGATCCGACTGGGTGAAAACCCGGGCCGCCAACGAACCGCGCTTCGGCGTCGTCACCCACCCCTACCTCCTCTCGGTCTTCTCCTACCCGCGCGACACCTCCCCCATCCACCGCGGCGTCTTCCTCGCCCGCAATGTCGTCGGACGCCCGCTCCGTTCACCCCCGATAGCCGTCGAGTTCAACGACGCCGCCTTCGATCCCGCCCTCTCCATGCGCGAAAAAGTCACCGAACTCACCCGCCCCGACGCCTGCTGGAGCTGCCATTCCATCATCAATCCCCTCGGCTTCGCCCTCGAACACTACGATGCCGTCGGCCGTTTCCGCACCGAGGAGGACGGGCGCCCCGTCGATGCCTCCTCGGAATTCCCCGGACCCGACGACCGCCCTGTCCGGTTCCAAGGCGCCCGCGACCTCGCCCGGTACGCCGCCGACAGCCACGCCGCCCAAACGGCCTTCGTCGAAATGCTGTTTCATCAGGTTGTCAAGCAACCGGCCCTTGCCTATGGTCCCGAAATCTTGACCCGGCTCCGAAACACCTTCGCCGACTCGCATTTCTCCGTCCCGCACCTGCTGGTCGAGATTGCCACGCTCGCTGCCTGGCCCGAAGTCAACGCCAGCGCCTCCCTCTCAACCCCAACGGCAACCCCAACCCACCCCCACACCCGATGA
- a CDS encoding DUF1552 domain-containing protein — protein MTPRSPLARRQFLRQLGVSAAALPFLTGLPSLGLSTASGPKQRLIILFSPNGTIPPEFWPDTSGPDFALKSIMEPLAPWKDQLLVLQGLCNRVRGDGDNHMRGMACLLTGIELFPGNIQGGSDTPAGWPRGISIDQEIARHLQSRPETRTRFGSLEFGVGVSDRADPWTRMSYAGPNQPVAPISDPYQMYRKLYGQIRDREHLRSVLDEVRTDLAKVRNHVSREDRHMLEQHESLVRRMEREIDDARRQPLRTDPPALEGGVADQNDNVPRLSRMQIDLLVNSLANDMTRVATLQYTKSVGQARMNWLDIRDGHHSLSHEPDSDAVSQDKLVRINRWFCEELAYLVERLHTTPEPGGEGSLLDHTLVVWTNELGKGNSHTLNDIPFVLVGGGFGFPMGQALRLNRVPHNRFLLSLAHAVGHRLETFGNPTLCEGGPLSLG, from the coding sequence ATGACGCCCCGCAGCCCTCTCGCCCGCCGACAGTTCCTCCGTCAGCTCGGCGTCTCCGCCGCCGCCCTCCCCTTCCTCACCGGCCTTCCCAGCCTCGGCCTCTCCACCGCCTCCGGCCCCAAACAGCGCCTCATCATCCTCTTCAGCCCCAACGGCACCATCCCGCCCGAGTTCTGGCCCGACACCTCCGGCCCGGATTTCGCCCTCAAGTCGATCATGGAGCCCCTCGCCCCCTGGAAGGACCAACTCCTCGTCCTCCAGGGCCTCTGCAATCGCGTCCGTGGCGATGGCGACAACCACATGCGCGGCATGGCCTGCCTCCTGACCGGCATCGAACTCTTCCCCGGCAATATCCAGGGCGGTTCCGACACCCCCGCCGGCTGGCCCCGCGGCATCTCCATCGACCAGGAAATCGCCCGCCACCTCCAAAGCCGCCCCGAAACCCGCACCCGCTTTGGTTCCCTCGAATTCGGCGTTGGCGTCTCCGACCGTGCCGACCCCTGGACCCGCATGTCCTACGCCGGCCCCAACCAGCCCGTCGCCCCCATCTCCGACCCGTACCAGATGTACCGCAAGCTCTACGGGCAGATCCGCGACCGCGAACATCTCCGCAGCGTCCTCGACGAGGTCCGCACCGACCTCGCCAAGGTCCGTAACCACGTCAGCCGCGAAGACCGGCACATGCTCGAACAGCACGAGTCCCTCGTCCGCCGCATGGAACGTGAAATCGACGACGCCCGCCGCCAACCCCTCCGCACCGATCCCCCAGCCCTCGAAGGCGGCGTCGCCGACCAGAATGACAACGTCCCCCGCCTCTCCCGCATGCAGATTGACCTCCTGGTCAACAGCCTCGCCAACGACATGACCCGCGTGGCCACGCTCCAGTACACCAAGTCCGTCGGTCAGGCCCGCATGAACTGGCTCGATATCCGCGACGGCCATCACTCCCTCTCCCACGAACCCGACAGCGACGCCGTCTCCCAGGACAAGCTGGTCCGCATCAACCGCTGGTTCTGCGAGGAACTCGCCTACCTCGTCGAACGTCTCCACACCACCCCCGAACCCGGCGGCGAAGGTTCCCTCCTCGACCACACCCTCGTCGTCTGGACCAACGAGCTGGGCAAAGGCAATTCCCACACGCTCAACGATATTCCCTTCGTTCTCGTCGGAGGCGGCTTCGGATTCCCCATGGGCCAGGCCCTCCGCCTCAACCGCGTCCCCCATAACCGCTTCCTCCTCTCCCTCGCCCACGCGGTCGGGCATCGCCTCGAAACCTTCGGCAATCCCACCCTCTGCGAAGGCGGCCCGCTGTCCCTCGGCTGA
- a CDS encoding lipoate--protein ligase family protein: MKVLDCSESSPERDLALDEALLEVCEEGGGRGVLRLHASGRTHVVVGFGNRVAAEVDVEACEREGVPVLRRVSGGGTVVLGPGCLAYALVLPIDGEPELASVTGTNRWVMERQRAALESVLGRPVAVAGHTDLVVDGRKFSGNAQRRRRRMVLFHGTLLLDFDLPRIGRLLRMPSQQPEYREGRDHAGFVTNLGVPAGVVKEALRRAWGATEPWEVPVEGTVQRLMDERYGQATWHRRR, encoded by the coding sequence ATGAAGGTGCTGGATTGCAGCGAATCATCGCCTGAAAGGGATCTGGCGCTGGACGAGGCGCTGCTGGAGGTGTGCGAGGAAGGGGGGGGGAGGGGGGTGTTGCGGTTGCACGCATCGGGCAGGACGCACGTGGTGGTGGGCTTTGGGAACCGCGTGGCGGCGGAGGTGGATGTGGAGGCGTGCGAGCGGGAGGGCGTGCCGGTCCTGAGGCGGGTCAGTGGGGGGGGCACGGTGGTGCTGGGGCCGGGATGCCTGGCGTATGCGTTGGTGCTGCCGATCGATGGGGAGCCGGAGCTGGCGAGTGTGACGGGGACGAACCGGTGGGTGATGGAGCGTCAGCGGGCGGCCCTGGAGTCCGTGTTGGGGCGACCGGTGGCGGTGGCCGGGCACACGGATCTGGTGGTGGACGGGAGGAAGTTCAGCGGCAACGCGCAACGGCGGCGTCGCCGGATGGTGCTGTTCCACGGGACCCTGCTGCTGGACTTCGATCTGCCGCGGATCGGGCGGTTGCTGCGGATGCCATCGCAGCAGCCGGAGTACCGCGAGGGCCGGGACCACGCGGGGTTCGTGACGAATCTCGGGGTGCCGGCCGGGGTGGTGAAGGAGGCATTGCGGCGGGCCTGGGGCGCGACGGAGCCTTGGGAGGTTCCGGTGGAGGGCACGGTGCAGCGCCTGATGGACGAGCGGTACGGTCAGGCGACCTGGCACCGGCGGCGTTGA
- the aceE gene encoding pyruvate dehydrogenase (acetyl-transferring), homodimeric type, with product MNTTTARSHRASSHAASSHPAGEPHEDNAAWIRVLEEGLARELRRQRPEQSATFLENLIDHLRRAGINAPSLTHTPYRNTIPADQQPEYPGDLQIERRIKSICRWNAMAMVVHGNKVSDGLGGHISSYASSATLYEVGYNHFFRGADVGALGDLIYFQGHTTPGNYARAFLEGRLSARHLQNFRRELAPDGGLSSYPHPYLMPDFWQFPTVSMGLGPINSLYQARYIRYLKARQLLPEGREPHVWSFIGDGESDEPESLGAIAMAGREHLDNLTWIINCNLQRLDGPVRGNGKIIQELEGLFRGAGWNVIKLIWGRDWDPLFAADHDGLLQRRMEECVDGDFQKFSVESGSYIRKHFFGKYPALKARINHLSDTQLTKMLRGGHDSRKVYAAYAAALAHSGQPTVILAKTVKGYGLGEAGEGRNISHQQKKLNEKELREFRARFEIPVSDEDIAELPFYRPPEDSPEVRYVRSRRKALGGEIPRRTPVSQTLPIPALDTFGAEALKGSGHREASTTMAFVDLLKRLLRDEGLGRHIVPIIPDEARTFGMEAMFPEFGIYSSKGQLYEPVDRKSLSYYHEATDGQILEEGITEAGSMASFIAAGTAHANLGVTTVPFYIYYSMFGFQRVGDSIWAAADSRARGFLLGATAGRTTLNGEGLQHQDGHSHLAAASVPNLLAYDPAFAYELAVIIADGLQRMYGQGEDVLYYITLYNENHPQPPMPAHAPEGILKGLYKFQPGPAGLSHRAHLLGSGPIIRSALKAQEILARYDVSADVWSATSYKLLRNEALACRRWNLLHPSEPPRRSYLETVLSPETGVFVAVSDHMKLVPDQIAPWVPGGLTSLGTDGFGRSETRDNLRRFFEIDAESTALATLAALADQGALPRTTVAQAIIDLGIDPEKPFPQLAQPTAS from the coding sequence GTGAATACCACCACCGCCCGCTCCCATCGCGCCTCCAGCCACGCCGCCTCTTCCCACCCCGCCGGCGAACCGCACGAAGACAACGCCGCCTGGATCCGCGTCCTCGAGGAAGGCCTCGCCCGCGAACTTCGCCGCCAACGGCCCGAACAATCCGCCACCTTCCTCGAGAATCTCATCGATCACCTCCGCCGCGCCGGCATCAACGCCCCCTCCCTCACCCATACCCCCTACCGCAACACCATCCCCGCCGACCAGCAGCCCGAATACCCCGGCGATCTCCAGATCGAACGCCGCATCAAAAGCATCTGCCGCTGGAACGCCATGGCCATGGTGGTCCATGGTAACAAGGTCTCCGACGGATTGGGAGGCCACATCTCCAGCTACGCCTCCTCCGCCACCCTCTACGAGGTCGGCTACAACCACTTCTTTCGCGGCGCCGACGTCGGGGCCCTCGGGGACCTCATCTACTTCCAGGGCCATACCACCCCGGGCAACTACGCCCGCGCCTTCCTCGAAGGTCGCCTCTCCGCCCGGCACCTCCAGAACTTCCGCCGCGAACTCGCCCCCGACGGCGGCCTGTCCTCCTATCCGCATCCCTACCTGATGCCGGACTTCTGGCAGTTCCCCACCGTCTCCATGGGCCTCGGCCCCATCAATTCCCTCTACCAGGCCCGCTACATCCGTTACCTCAAGGCCCGCCAGCTCCTCCCCGAAGGCCGCGAACCCCACGTCTGGTCCTTCATCGGCGACGGCGAAAGCGATGAACCCGAATCCCTCGGCGCCATCGCCATGGCCGGCCGTGAACACCTCGACAACCTCACCTGGATCATTAACTGCAATCTCCAGCGCCTCGACGGCCCCGTCCGTGGCAATGGCAAGATCATCCAGGAACTCGAAGGCCTCTTCCGCGGCGCCGGCTGGAATGTCATCAAGCTCATCTGGGGCCGCGACTGGGATCCCCTCTTCGCCGCCGATCACGACGGCCTCCTCCAGCGCCGCATGGAGGAATGCGTCGATGGCGATTTCCAGAAGTTCTCCGTCGAGTCCGGCAGCTACATCCGGAAGCACTTCTTCGGCAAATACCCCGCCCTCAAGGCCCGCATCAATCACCTCTCCGACACCCAGCTCACCAAGATGCTCCGCGGCGGCCACGACTCCCGCAAAGTCTATGCCGCCTATGCCGCCGCCCTCGCCCACTCCGGCCAGCCCACCGTCATCCTCGCCAAAACCGTCAAGGGCTACGGCCTCGGCGAAGCCGGCGAAGGCCGCAACATCTCCCATCAGCAGAAAAAACTGAACGAAAAGGAACTCCGCGAGTTCCGTGCCCGCTTCGAAATCCCCGTCTCCGACGAGGACATCGCCGAACTCCCCTTCTATCGCCCCCCCGAGGACAGCCCCGAAGTCCGCTACGTCCGCTCCCGCCGCAAGGCCCTCGGCGGTGAAATCCCCCGTCGCACACCCGTCTCCCAGACCCTCCCCATCCCCGCCCTCGACACCTTCGGGGCCGAGGCCCTCAAAGGCTCCGGACATCGCGAGGCCTCCACCACCATGGCCTTCGTCGATCTCCTCAAACGCCTCCTCCGCGACGAGGGGCTCGGACGCCACATCGTTCCCATCATCCCCGACGAGGCCCGCACCTTCGGCATGGAGGCCATGTTCCCCGAATTCGGCATCTACTCCTCCAAAGGCCAGCTCTACGAACCCGTCGATCGCAAATCCCTCAGCTACTACCACGAGGCCACCGACGGACAGATCCTCGAGGAAGGCATCACCGAGGCCGGTTCCATGGCCTCCTTCATCGCCGCCGGCACCGCCCACGCCAACCTCGGCGTCACCACCGTCCCCTTCTACATCTACTACTCGATGTTCGGCTTCCAGAGGGTCGGTGACTCCATCTGGGCCGCCGCCGACAGCCGCGCCCGCGGCTTCCTCCTCGGGGCCACCGCCGGACGCACCACCCTCAACGGCGAAGGACTCCAGCACCAGGACGGCCACAGCCATCTCGCCGCCGCCTCCGTCCCCAACCTCCTCGCCTACGACCCCGCCTTCGCCTACGAACTCGCCGTCATTATCGCCGACGGCCTCCAACGCATGTACGGCCAGGGCGAGGACGTCCTCTACTACATCACCCTCTACAACGAGAACCATCCCCAGCCCCCCATGCCGGCCCATGCCCCCGAAGGCATCCTCAAGGGCCTCTACAAATTCCAGCCCGGTCCCGCCGGCCTCTCCCACCGCGCCCACCTCCTCGGCAGCGGCCCCATCATCCGTTCCGCCCTCAAAGCCCAGGAAATCCTCGCCCGCTACGACGTCTCGGCCGATGTCTGGAGCGCCACCAGCTACAAACTCCTCCGCAACGAAGCCCTCGCCTGCCGCCGCTGGAACCTCCTCCACCCCTCCGAACCGCCCCGCCGCTCCTACCTCGAAACCGTCCTCTCCCCCGAAACCGGCGTCTTCGTCGCCGTCTCCGATCACATGAAGCTCGTCCCCGACCAGATCGCCCCCTGGGTCCCAGGCGGCCTCACCTCCCTCGGCACCGACGGCTTCGGACGCAGCGAAACCCGCGACAACCTCCGGCGCTTCTTCGAGATCGACGCCGAATCCACCGCCCTCGCCACCCTCGCCGCCCTTGCCGACCAGGGCGCCCTTCCCCGCACCACCGTCGCCCAGGCCATCATCGACCTCGGCATCGATCCCGAAAAACCCTTCCCCCAACTCGCCCAGCCCACCGCCTCGTAA
- a CDS encoding RNA polymerase sigma factor encodes MKEPAMSWVRAARDGDEDAATHLVRTFTARIYAFLRRLGGSESDAVELTQQTFCRAWTSLGGFEGRSTVSSWLHRIAYRTYVDWLRSDRRFEARGDAWWHGLSDGEAAPDDAAVRNDTAAAVYAAVDRLEQGLRETVHLHYYQELTLEETAEAMGIAVSTVKFRVRDAVGKVRRALAVAEARGGVGGVSGTPVNLVGTGQTGSGTAVDKKSIRTSKP; translated from the coding sequence ATGAAGGAACCGGCGATGTCATGGGTGAGGGCGGCCCGGGACGGCGATGAAGACGCCGCGACGCATTTGGTCCGGACCTTCACGGCCCGGATCTATGCCTTTCTGAGGCGGTTGGGCGGATCGGAGTCGGATGCGGTGGAATTGACGCAGCAGACCTTTTGCCGGGCCTGGACGTCGTTGGGAGGATTCGAGGGGCGTTCCACGGTATCGTCGTGGCTGCATCGGATCGCCTACCGGACGTATGTGGACTGGTTGCGATCGGACCGTCGATTCGAGGCACGGGGGGACGCGTGGTGGCATGGGTTGAGCGATGGGGAGGCGGCACCGGACGACGCGGCGGTCCGAAACGACACGGCGGCGGCGGTGTATGCGGCGGTGGACCGGTTGGAACAGGGGCTGCGGGAGACGGTTCACCTGCATTACTATCAGGAGCTGACGCTGGAGGAGACGGCGGAGGCGATGGGGATCGCGGTAAGCACGGTGAAGTTCCGGGTGCGGGACGCGGTGGGGAAGGTGCGTCGGGCACTGGCCGTCGCGGAGGCCCGGGGTGGAGTGGGCGGCGTATCCGGGACCCCGGTCAACCTGGTGGGCACCGGGCAAACCGGTTCCGGCACAGCGGTTGATAAGAAATCGATCCGTACTTCGAAGCCATGA
- a CDS encoding riboflavin synthase: protein MFSGIVEEAGRVVAVRRTEGGIRLVVEARTAGRGVRIGESVAVNGCCLTVVGVGRVKGGVRLQFDLLEETWRVTSFHQATEGSRVNLERSMRMNDRLGGHFVTGHVDGTGEIVRWEASGADWVLEVRPPAELMRYFLYKGSVAVDGISLTVAEVRGDVIRMWIIPHTREVTQLAERRVGDRVNLEADLLGKYVERLIEARAPATESRRPRASKARSGGRASC from the coding sequence ATGTTCAGCGGCATTGTGGAGGAGGCGGGCCGGGTGGTGGCGGTGCGCCGGACGGAAGGCGGAATCCGGCTGGTGGTGGAGGCGCGGACGGCGGGGCGCGGGGTGCGTATCGGGGAAAGCGTCGCGGTGAACGGCTGCTGTCTGACCGTGGTGGGTGTGGGACGCGTGAAGGGCGGGGTGCGGTTGCAGTTTGATCTTCTGGAGGAGACCTGGCGGGTGACGAGTTTCCACCAGGCGACCGAGGGGAGCCGGGTGAATCTCGAGCGGTCCATGAGGATGAACGACCGGCTGGGGGGGCATTTCGTGACCGGTCACGTGGATGGCACGGGGGAGATCGTGCGGTGGGAAGCGTCCGGGGCCGACTGGGTGCTGGAGGTTCGCCCGCCGGCGGAGCTGATGCGGTACTTTCTTTACAAGGGTTCGGTGGCCGTGGACGGGATCAGCCTGACGGTGGCCGAGGTGCGTGGGGACGTGATCCGGATGTGGATCATTCCGCACACGCGGGAGGTGACCCAGTTGGCGGAGCGGCGGGTGGGCGACCGGGTGAACCTGGAGGCGGATCTACTGGGGAAGTATGTGGAGCGGCTTATCGAAGCTCGGGCACCAGCAACTGAGAGCCGGCGGCCGCGCGCGAGTAAGGCTCGATCTGGCGGACGCGCATCGTGCTGA